The window TTTATTCTGCCCAAATTATAAACTAATATCTAACTACTGTCACCACTTCATCGGTAATATAACAGTTGTCTCAGTGCAGGCTCTGAGAATAGCTTACACCCTGACAAGCCGAATGGGTGACCAGAAATCATCCTTCAACTTGTGCTGCCTCGAAAACCCTTTGGGATAACAAACTTCCGGCTGAAATGCACCGGGCAATCAATCCTGTTGTGATAAGGAGAGAAACATGCAGGTGATAGACCTAAACCAGGAAAATCTTAAATCGTATTTTCTCTGCCTGGAGGATTGGTCCGACGAGATCAAAGAGGCCGGGAACCATAAGGAAAAATGGTACGGCAGAATGAAGGACCATGGCCTTCGGGTCAAGCTGGCGGTGGATGATAACGGGCAGGCAGGCGGTATGATCCAGTATCTGCCCATCGAGCGATCGACAGCCGACGGAAATGACCTTTATTTTATCAACTGTATCTGGGTGCACGGATATAAGCAGGGGCGCGGAAATTTTCAGAAGGCCGGGATGGGGAAGGCCTTATTGAAGGCGGCCGAGGATGATGTCCAAAGTCTGGGCGCCAAGGGGATCGCGGCCTGGGGCCTGATGCTGCCTTTTTGGATGAAGGCCGCCTGGTTCAAGAAACACAGCTACAAGAAGGCCGACCGGGACGGCATCAGCCAGCTGG of the Candidatus Edwardsbacteria bacterium genome contains:
- a CDS encoding GNAT family N-acetyltransferase, yielding MQVIDLNQENLKSYFLCLEDWSDEIKEAGNHKEKWYGRMKDHGLRVKLAVDDNGQAGGMIQYLPIERSTADGNDLYFINCIWVHGYKQGRGNFQKAGMGKALLKAAEDDVQSLGAKGIAAWGLMLPFWMKAAWFKKHSYKKADRDGISQLVWKPFSADAQAPKWIKQKAKPQKTPGVVTVTSFINGWCPAQNLTHERAKRAAGEFGDKIAFNTVDTFDRQTFLQWGISDALFIDGRQVNTGPPPSYQKIRKLIESKVKKLK